Part of the Deltaproteobacteria bacterium genome, TGTTGAAGCCTTGAATCATTCCAACTTCTCCGCTCAGCCGTTTTTGCTGGGAGAGGAATTCGGTAAATTTCCCGGAGAGATCTTTCATGCGGTAAAGGTAGAATTTTTCCCGGTAGAAAAGGTAGTTTTTTTCATGTTTGCGCATTTCCAGGATGTTTTCGTAGTTCTGGTAGACCTCCCTGACCGTCTGGGAACTTTCGCTGATCCGTTTGGAATTGATGTACAAGACTTCAGCGACCATGGCGGTAAGGATGGCCAAAGGGATGAAGCCCAGGAGGAGTTTCGTGCCGATGCGCATACTTCTCAAGAATTCTTGAGTGATCGCTTCCTATAGTGGAAAGCGTAAAAAATAAAGACTATTTACCGCGGAGGACGCAGAGAACGCGGAGATGAAGGGTACTTCAAAATCTAAAGGAAAAGGTAAAAATTTTAGATTTGAAGTTATTCGTTTACTCCTCTGGGTTCTCAGCGTGCTCTGCGGTGAAACATTATGAAATTATAAGGTGAAACAGAGGGAGGAGGCAAGGAAAAAGCGAGTGGCTCATTCTTTGACTTGAGAGGAAACATTCGTTATAATAACCAACATGGCGGATTCTATTATCAGCCTTTTGGAAGAGCGGATAAAACGTTACCATCTTCCCCTTATGCCGGTAATCTGGGGAGTCACTTGCCTAATTATTGGCGGGTTAGTGGCCATTGGCCTGCACGGCTATAATTCTACAGAAAAGGCCGTGGCCACACAGTTTAATAACCAGCAGTTAATGCTTGCCCAACAAGCGGCCCGGGGAATAGAAAATTTCCTGGGTGAAATCCGCGCGACGGCCACCCTTCTCACCTACCTTCCTGAAGTGCAAAAGCTTCCCCAAGGAGGGGTAAACCCAGAGGAAACTCTCCGGTCTCTCTATAAAAGTTTTGGGGGAAAAGTCAATTTCCTTAGGCTTGAAGACCGCCAAGGGATGTTAATTTCAGTCTATCCCCCCGAAGCTTGGCAAGAAGAAGTAGGGAAGGATTTCAGTTCCAGTTCCTATTTGCAGCAAGCCCGGCGTACAGGAAAACCGGTGATGACCGATCTGCTCCTGAAAGGGAGAAGAAAAAATTCCGACGAACAGCAGTTTTTGGGGTCCATTTTAATTGCCGCCCCAATTTTTCGCTCTTCAGAATTCCTGGGGATTTTAGGTTGTGGACTGGATTTTGAACAGGTCAATGAACAATACCTCAACCCCATCCGTTCGGGATTTTCTGGGGGATTCTGGATGATTAATCAAGAGGGAAGATTTATTGCCCACTATGATCCAGAATTTTTGGGTAAGAATGCTTTCACGGCCCGAAAAGAACGGGACCCTCGCCTTAGTTATGAGCGCATCGATCAAATTATGAGAGAGATGATGCTCCGGGGAAAATCGGGGACGGACGAATATATTTCCGGCTGGCACCGGGGAGAGCGGGGAAAGATCAAGAAGCTGATTGCCTATGCGCCGGTTCAAATCGATGAACAGATATGGTCGGTCGCTGTCGTTGCTCCTTATTCGGACGTTACTCAGGTGGTATGGGCTGGCTTTAAAAATTCTGCCTTGCTTTTGTTCATTATGGCCTGTACCCTTCTGGCAGGAACATACGTTGGCCACAAGATTAATCAGGGACGCATCCGGGCAGAGGAGAAAGTACGATGGGGAGAAGAAATCGTCAGGAGCCAGAACCGCTTGCAAACCCTCTTCGACGGAGCCCCAGATGCCATCGCCATTGTGGACCGAAATTTCCGCATCTCCATGGTCAATAAAACCGGCTTGAACTGGTACAAAAAGTCTCCGAAAGATTTTATCGGAAAAATCTGTTATCAGGAATTTCAAGGGAGGTCTGACCTTTGTCCCAACTGCCCGGCGGAAGAATCTTTCCGAACGGGCCAGGCGGCTTTTCGCGAGCGAGCCAGCTTAATTGCCGATGGAACCAAGCACTACTTGCAACTCCACTCTTTCCCTCTATGCAACCGGAACGGGGAAGTCGTGGAAGTGGTAGAGTACGTTAAGGACGTCACCGCCGAAAAGAATCTTCATCAGCAGATCGTCCAGTCGGAGCGACTGGCAGTTGTGGGCAGGATGTCAGCGAACGTGGCCCATGAGATTAAGAACCCCTTAGGAACAATTGTTTTGAATGCCGAACTTCTGGAAGAAGAGTTGGCCCGGTTTGCCGGGCAAGACTCAACGGAAGCCCGCAATCTTTTGGGGGTGATCAAAGCGGAAATCGACCATCTGATCGAGGTTGTCGAAGAATACCTGCAATTCGCCCGTCTGCCCAAAGTGAAGCTGGAGCAAGGGAACATCAATGAAGTTATCGCCGATCTGCTTCTTTTCCTCCGGGAAGAAGCCACGGAACGTAAAGTGGAGGTTGTTGAGGAGTTGGAGACTTTTTTGCCCCCGGTGCAGATCGATGCCAAACAACTCCGCCAGGCTTTTTTAAACATTGTCAAGAATTCCTTCGAGGCCATGCCCGAGGGAGGCAAGCTAACGGTCTCTACGGGTTGGGAAAATGGGCAGGTTACAGTTTCCATTGCCGACACCGGAAGAGGTATTGCCGAGGAAAATTTGGAACTTGTCTTTACCCCTTTCTTCAGCACCAAGCATGGGGGGACAGGTTTGGGCCTATCCATTACCTCGCACATCATTCAGGAGCATCGAGGGACGATCAGCCTGAAAAGTTACGTGGACCTGGGAACGATTTTTACCATCCGCCTGCCCGCTCTGCCTTCCGATTGAACCCGCTTAGAAAAGGAGGGGTGCAGGGCGCAGGGGGATGCCGGCGGATAACGGGGGATAAAGAATTTGGAAAAATTAGAGGAAATGAGAGTGGAAACAGCGGCAAACAAAAATATTCTTTTGGTGGATGATCACAAACCTTTCCGTGACTCTTTGGCTAAGATTCTGGAAGGGGAAGGATTACGGGTGTTTCCCGCCATCGATGGAGAGGAAGCGCTGGACATCCTCAGGAAGGAATTTATTCATCTGGTGCTCACGGATTTGAAAATGCCCAAGATGGATGGAGTTGAACTGCTGAAGGTGGCCAAAACGATCCGCCCAGAGGTGGAAGTGATCTTGATCACAGGCTATGGAACCGTGGATACGGCTGTGACGGCCATGAAAGATGGGGCTTTCGATTACATCCAGAAACCTTTCAAACCCCGGGAGATTCTCAAACTGGTTCGCAAAGCCATGGAAAAACAATCTCTGGTCTTGGAAAACCGCATGCTCCAGGAGCGGATTAAGGATTTTCAGAAGGTCGAGAAAATTGTCGGCCGGAGCCCTGCCATGAAGAAGGTCCTGGAGATCGTTGCCCAAGTGGCTCCCAGCTCGGCCACGGTCCTTATCCAGGGCGAAAGCGGAACGGGAAAAGAAGTCATCGCCCAAGCCATCCATGACTTAAGCCCCCGGGCAAATCACCCTTTCATCAAGGTTAGCTGCGCAGCCCTGCCCGAGACCCTCCTGGAGGCAGAATTATTTGGGTACGAACGGGGGGCTTTTACTGGCGCCATTGCCCGCAAGGAAGGAAGGTTCGAACTGGCCAATGGCGGTACCCTTTTTCTGGACGAAATTGGGGAAGTCAGCCCGACCGTACAAGTTAAGCTTTTGCGGGTCTTGCAAGTAGGCGAGTTCGAACGTTTGGGGGGAACGAAAACCATCCGGGCGGATGTGCGCTTGGTTGCAGCTTCGAATGTGAATCTCCTAGAAGCCGTGGAGAAAAAAGTCTTCCGGGAAGACCTTTATTCCCGCCTCAATGTCATCACTTTAACCCTCCCGCCGCTTAGAGAAAGGGAAGGGGATATTCCTCTTTTGGCCCACCATTTCCTGGAAATATTTAAGAAGAAAAACAATAAAGATGTGAAAGGGTTTACCCAGGAGGCCTTAGAGGTGATGCTTCGTTATCCCTGGCCTCGCAATGTGCGCCAGATAGAAAACGCCATCGAAAGGGCAGTGGTTTTGACCAAGGGAGAAATAATCGTGCCCGGGGATCTGCCACCGGAAATCCTGAAAGCGATGGCATGGCCTGCGGGCGAGAAGGCTGCCATGATGGATGAAAAGACCATTTCTATTTCTCTGGGAACGCCTCTGGAGATAATTGAGAAGCGAGTCATCGAAGAGACTTTGCGCCATTCCCGGGGCGACAAGAATTTGGCTTCTAAAATATTAGGGATTTCAGCCCGGACGATCTACCGCAAGATTGAGGAGGAGAAAAAAGGGGAAGAAACAGAGAGTTGACAAATTGTCAGCTAAAAGCTTTTTTAAATTTTTAAATTGTCATTTTTGCAGCACTTATCGAAACAATTGACATAATGGCATCATTTTCAAAATAAAGTGATCGCCTAACAAACCTGCCCTTCTATCCTTCATAAAAAATCATTTAATATTAATGTGTTAAAAAGAGCCCCCCTTTTTTGATTTTTGGCATATGTATTGCTTTTTTTATTATAAAAATTGGCGAGGCTCCGAAGGGGTTTGATCTTCACAGGCTACGAACGAGCGAACTTCCCTGCTCATCTGTGACTGGCAACCGAAACAACAACCCT contains:
- a CDS encoding sigma-54 dependent transcriptional regulator, with product METAANKNILLVDDHKPFRDSLAKILEGEGLRVFPAIDGEEALDILRKEFIHLVLTDLKMPKMDGVELLKVAKTIRPEVEVILITGYGTVDTAVTAMKDGAFDYIQKPFKPREILKLVRKAMEKQSLVLENRMLQERIKDFQKVEKIVGRSPAMKKVLEIVAQVAPSSATVLIQGESGTGKEVIAQAIHDLSPRANHPFIKVSCAALPETLLEAELFGYERGAFTGAIARKEGRFELANGGTLFLDEIGEVSPTVQVKLLRVLQVGEFERLGGTKTIRADVRLVAASNVNLLEAVEKKVFREDLYSRLNVITLTLPPLREREGDIPLLAHHFLEIFKKKNNKDVKGFTQEALEVMLRYPWPRNVRQIENAIERAVVLTKGEIIVPGDLPPEILKAMAWPAGEKAAMMDEKTISISLGTPLEIIEKRVIEETLRHSRGDKNLASKILGISARTIYRKIEEEKKGEETES
- a CDS encoding ATP-binding protein; amino-acid sequence: MADSIISLLEERIKRYHLPLMPVIWGVTCLIIGGLVAIGLHGYNSTEKAVATQFNNQQLMLAQQAARGIENFLGEIRATATLLTYLPEVQKLPQGGVNPEETLRSLYKSFGGKVNFLRLEDRQGMLISVYPPEAWQEEVGKDFSSSSYLQQARRTGKPVMTDLLLKGRRKNSDEQQFLGSILIAAPIFRSSEFLGILGCGLDFEQVNEQYLNPIRSGFSGGFWMINQEGRFIAHYDPEFLGKNAFTARKERDPRLSYERIDQIMREMMLRGKSGTDEYISGWHRGERGKIKKLIAYAPVQIDEQIWSVAVVAPYSDVTQVVWAGFKNSALLLFIMACTLLAGTYVGHKINQGRIRAEEKVRWGEEIVRSQNRLQTLFDGAPDAIAIVDRNFRISMVNKTGLNWYKKSPKDFIGKICYQEFQGRSDLCPNCPAEESFRTGQAAFRERASLIADGTKHYLQLHSFPLCNRNGEVVEVVEYVKDVTAEKNLHQQIVQSERLAVVGRMSANVAHEIKNPLGTIVLNAELLEEELARFAGQDSTEARNLLGVIKAEIDHLIEVVEEYLQFARLPKVKLEQGNINEVIADLLLFLREEATERKVEVVEELETFLPPVQIDAKQLRQAFLNIVKNSFEAMPEGGKLTVSTGWENGQVTVSIADTGRGIAEENLELVFTPFFSTKHGGTGLGLSITSHIIQEHRGTISLKSYVDLGTIFTIRLPALPSD